In the genome of Flavobacteriales bacterium, one region contains:
- a CDS encoding 30S ribosomal protein THX has product MGKGDQRSKKGKRVRGTYGVLRPRTPKGRGRYTAPVSGSTAVLEEVEAAPAKKAKKKAAPKKESTAKKATATKKAAAPAKKAAAPAKKATSTKKSGADNLTKIEGIGPKIAETLTAAGIDSFAALAGEKPEKLSEVIADVRGNHVTDTWPEQAALAADDKWDELKKLQDELDGGKRK; this is encoded by the coding sequence ATGGGAAAAGGAGATCAGCGTTCGAAAAAAGGTAAAAGAGTCAGAGGCACATATGGAGTGCTCAGACCACGCACACCCAAAGGAAGAGGTAGATACACCGCACCAGTATCTGGAAGCACAGCTGTGCTGGAGGAAGTAGAAGCTGCACCTGCCAAGAAGGCCAAGAAAAAAGCAGCCCCTAAGAAGGAGTCAACGGCTAAAAAAGCCACTGCGACCAAGAAAGCCGCTGCACCTGCCAAGAAAGCTGCTGCACCTGCCAAGAAGGCTACCAGTACTAAGAAATCAGGCGCTGACAACCTGACCAAGATCGAAGGTATCGGGCCAAAGATCGCTGAGACGCTCACTGCAGCGGGAATCGATTCATTTGCCGCATTGGCAGGCGAGAAGCCGGAAAAACTCTCAGAAGTCATTGCCGATGTAAGAGGTAACCATGTCACCGATACATGGCCGGAGCAAGCTGCCCTAGCCGCAGATGACAAATGGGATGAGCTGAAAAAACTTCAAGACGAACTGGACGGAGGAAAGCGTAAGTGA
- the pdxH gene encoding pyridoxamine 5'-phosphate oxidase codes for MEDLHRHISQDRRDFEDSPLRRQDLSEEPMHLFELWLKEAIEQEVNEPYAFTLGTIGHEGYPSCRILYLRGMGEGTLTFFTNYRSRKGVELAVEDKAVMHFFWPELHRQVTVRGKVDKVSDEISDSYFASRPRSSQIGAWASQQSQTLESREELEKHIQDLEAEYEGQDIPRPLHWGGYALQPDEWEFWKGRTSRLHDRFRYSKSGRSWIIERLYP; via the coding sequence ATGGAAGATCTACATCGACATATCTCACAGGATAGAAGGGATTTTGAGGATTCTCCGCTCAGGCGGCAAGACCTCAGTGAAGAGCCCATGCATCTCTTCGAGCTCTGGCTGAAAGAAGCCATAGAGCAAGAGGTCAATGAGCCCTACGCTTTCACTCTAGGGACCATCGGCCATGAGGGATACCCATCGTGTCGTATCCTGTATCTCCGGGGAATGGGGGAAGGCACACTTACATTCTTCACCAATTATAGAAGTAGGAAAGGTGTGGAGTTGGCCGTAGAAGATAAGGCCGTCATGCATTTCTTCTGGCCAGAGTTGCATCGGCAAGTGACGGTGCGAGGCAAGGTGGATAAAGTGAGCGATGAGATTTCAGACAGCTATTTTGCCAGTAGGCCGAGAAGTAGCCAGATAGGGGCGTGGGCCTCACAACAGAGTCAAACGCTGGAGAGCCGGGAAGAATTGGAGAAACACATCCAAGACCTGGAAGCCGAGTATGAAGGCCAAGATATCCCACGTCCCCTCCACTGGGGAGGCTATGCGCTGCAACCTGACGAGTGGGAATTCTGGAAGGGACGCACGAGCCGTCTGCATGACCGTTTCCGCTATTCCAAGTCCGGTCGGTCCTGGATCATCGAGCGTCTCTATCCCTGA